A stretch of DNA from Dokdonia sp. PRO95:
AATAATCTCGCTAGTTTATTAACTATTCATATAGTTATGTAGACTCTAGCGATGGTCTCATGGGATGTGCTTACTTAGTTAACTTTCTAAAAGACCTTACATGGCGATGGCTTAATCGAACAGGATGACCATTGCTTTCGCGTGTAGGTCATATATTATTAGGTGTTACTTGAGCTTATGCTTATGCTTATGAAGAGGTGATAAGCTAATCTAACTTATGAAACATAAAAAAAGCGTCTTACTCAAAAGAGTAAGACGCTCATACAAACAAAATCAAAAACTATCCAACCATTAATAGTTTTCTAATAACCTTACTATATCTACGTAAAACATTGTCAAGCGGTTTCGTAGATTAGGAAAATTATAAATTTTGTATTTCTTTATAGGTAACAGGACCTAGTTCAAAGCTTGTTTCCAGTAGCTCTTCCTTCACAGGCGCTAGCTCATTTTTCATATCAAGAGCTTTATATATTTGTGCTGTGTGGAACTGTGCCATAGGTTCATGAGTTTTACCAATTACATGTTCTTGAGTTATGCTTAAGGCTTTTTCATAATCTCCATTTCCATAATAAGCATGTGCTAGTAGGTCATAAGACATAGGAGTGGGTCTATTGTTTACTTCCTTTTGAGCTAGGGTTATAGCCTGCTGTGATGTCTCAGGCTTGCTTGCATATATTTCAACTAGGTAGGCTCCATACATATCTCCGTAACTTGGATTTGAAACTCGGGATAAAAAATTGTTTAACGCTTCTCTGGCGCTATCTTCATCGCCAGTGCTTTCATAAATCTCTGACTTAAATAATTCATAATCTGGGCTTTTACTATCTTTTTCTATAGCTTCAATTATGCGCAAAGCTTCAGTAGGATTGTTTTCATAGGAGTATGCAATCCAGGCAATTCCTTTTTTTGCGTAAGCATTACTAGGATCAATCGCTAGTGCTTTGAGATAGTGATTGTAAGCATCATTAATTCTTCCTGCATGACCATAATAATCTGCGAGATTTGTGTAGACCCAGACTTGTAATCCCTTTTGCTTGCTACTTTCTGCAATGGCTTTGGCAGCTTCCATGTGTTGGATTGTTTTGTCAAGATTTCCTTTGTAATCTTCTAGTTTTCCAAGTCTAATCAGGTAGTTGTAGTCTGAGAAATCTGTTTCTTTTGTTAGGATTTTTTCTGCCTTCTCATAATCTCCTAGTTCCATGGCTACATCAAAGGCAACTAGATTAATAGCTTTGATTTCTCCACCAGCTACTATACGAGCGCTATCTACAAGTGTTTTTGCTTCTTTAAAACGGTGCTGAGTGATGTAGTTTTGGGCTAATGCTAGTAGTTTACCATCTTTGCCTATGTTTGTTACTAGCGCAGATCTTGTGAGATTTTTTTCTGCATCTTTGAGTTGCTTTATAGATGCATTGAGTTGAAAGATCTTCGTTTGCATTCCTGCACTTTTTGATAGCTCAATAAGCTGGATGCTATCCTCTTTTATCCGTTTATTCCAGAAGCTCAATTCTTTTTCTGCCTTTGCAATTTCTTTTGAGTTTTTTGTTTGCAGGTATTTTTCATAATCTGCTTTGTTAAGAATGTTTTTGTCCTCATTTGAGCATGAGATAAAAAGAGCGGTTGTGAGAATTAGTAAGGTTGTAAATTTCATAAGATTGTTTGATTTTGTACAAAAAAGGGTCTGAACAAATCAGACCCCTTTTAAGCTAATTAAAAATAATTACATTTTTATTGTGGTCCTACCAAGTATGGAAATGTAGTTGTTCCCATAGCACCTGTTCCAGCGCTTACGTTATCTGTAACTAAAATTGGTAAATCTGCTGTTCCATCATCATCAAGATCTTGTCCGTTGTATTTGTCTCCATTATTTCCTCCAAAAAGTAAAATTAGAGATACATCTACAACATCATCACTAAGAGTTCGACCTGTTAAAACATTAGTTCCATCAAAATATGTAGTAGGTGCATCTGGTGCAACCTGTAATACGTCTTGAGCTAATATTGTTGTAAGCGTTGGAGCGTCTAGACCTAAAATGTTTGTTTCATATTCAACTCCAAATGCATCGTGCAGGGCTACAGCTTTGTTTAAGAAGTCTGCTTGAAATCCAGCAACCATCTCAGAAGGGATTGTTGTATTAAAGCTATTTTTTGATGCGCTATCTCCTCCTAATACAGTATTAATTGCTGCACGTCCCATTTGATCTTGTTGAACAAACGTTCCAGAAAAGTCAACCTCTGTAGGTGTAGGTTCTGGGTCGATTGTGATAGGTGTGTTATCGTCGTCGTCGCTACATGATACAACTCCCGCTAGAAGAACTGCTGCAAATAGATATTTTATATTTTGTAATTTCATGATATATGTCTTTTAACTATTATTGTTTTGTTTTTGCTTCAACCCAAGTATTCCAGATCTGAACACCTGTTCCAGCTGGATGTGCCGAAGTACCACCTAATAAAGTGTTTGGAACTTCAACTACTACAGAAAGTACGTTTGTCCCTTCAAAAGGATCTGAAGCATTTTCAGCAGTTTGAAAACCACCGTTTGGTCCAGTTGTTCCTGTAAAAGGTCCTTCAGGATTTCCTACAACAGCATTAAAAGTTGTAAAATCAAAGAAAAAAGGATCTGCTCTTAATCCAGCAAATATTTTAATTCCATCTGTGGTAGTCATTGTGACAGCGTCATCTCCAGTAGAGATATCTACAGATCCTATAAGAGCGCTTTCGTCAATCGTACTGTTAAGTCCTGTTGAAGAAATTTCATAAGGTCCAAAGAAATACATTTTCCCATCTCTTGGGATTGCCTGTATTACTCTATCTTCCACTAGATCACCATCGTTGTCTATGTTGAACTCAACAAGAACGTTCTCGTCAAACTCAGCTTCTCCAGCTAGCGAACTTTGCACGTTTGCTACAAATACGGTGTTGCTTGAATTTTCAGCACTTTCAAATGCGAAGTAATCAGTAATGTCTGCGGTTGTTCCGCCTACTGCAGGAGCATCTAAGTGATCTGCTGCGATAAGTGCACCTACTCCGAGTAAGACAGCACCTGCGATTAGAATTTTTGGTAATTTTTTCATTGTTGTATATTGTTTATTTGAGAACACTTACGCAGTTAATATTCGTGAGGTTTCTATTAAGACGTTAAAATCTTGTTAAGAGAAAAATCTAAGAAACCAAAACACCAGATGGTTATTCTATATATTAGCAGCGACACACAAGAAATAACATAACATAAATTATATATAAGATCATGAATACCATATTAGGAATAGGAAGCAGGATAGACCATAACAAACTAGGTAAAGGTGTAATTACAAATGTCACTTCAGAGTTATATTGGGTTACATTTATAGATGGAGGACTAGAGACAATTACCTTAGATGATAATTTTGAAGTTATAGAGGCGATAGAAGGTGAGGTGGATAGTGTGAGTATGTATGAGGTAGAAAAAACCTTCCGAGATCTATTAAAAAGATACAGTGATGTCTCTGAGGTAGTCCCTATTGCAGATAAGTGGAGGGGAGGAATGATGACATTATCTCCTAAGGATAGTAACTTGTCATCTAAGGATATATCAATAGAAAGCTTCTTTCATAAAATTGTGATGGTACGTGACCGAGTGCGCGTTATGGAGCAAAAGATTAATGCCAGTAAGATACTAGACGATCAAGATAAGATTGATCTCCAGCAGTACATAACACGTATTTATGGTAGTCTTACTACGTTTAACGTGCTGTTCAAAAATTCGTCTCAAAACTTTAAAGGTGCGTCTTCTAAAAAGTAAATGCTGAGGTAATTGGATACAGCAGACTATTTATAATATCATTACGCTTTCGCGAAAGCAAAAAATAAATACCTCCCGTAAATTATAATAGATACACCTTAAGATCATAATAATATTTAATTTTTAGGAACTGCGTATTTCTACATTGCTTACATTTATGGCTCACTTTCTAATCTAATAAGAATCAAATCAATGGAATCATATCAACCACAAATAGTACCGGTAAGTTCACTATCTGATGAGCGCCGAGTGGCATTTTATCGCAAGACGTACACTTATGTAGCACTTGCAGTATTATTATTTATCATCACCGAATACTTGTTTTTTCAATCACCAGTTATTGTGAATTTTGCTTTATCTCTCACAGGAGGTTGGAGCTGGCTATTATTGTTAGGTGCATTTATGTTTATTACAAACTACGCAGAGGGTTTAGCACTTAAAACCAGAGATAAAAATCAACACTATTTAGCTTTAGGAGTTTATGTAGTTGCAGAGGCTTTTATTTTTATTCCTCTACTTTTCATGGCATTTTCTATGATAGATGGAGTAGAGATTTTACAAAAGGCTGCCGTGATGACTATTGCTTTATTTGCTGGATTATCTGCAGTGGTGATCCTTACTAAAAAAGACTTTTCTTTTTTACGATCTATACTTGCTATAGGATTTTTTCTAGCAATAGGCCTTATGGTTGGGGGACTTCTCTTTGGATTTGACCTCGGCTTGTGGTTTAGTGTCGCAATGGTAGCACTCGCTGCTGGATCTATCTTATATACTACTTCAAATATGGTTCATAAATATGATGAAGAGCAATATGTAGCAGCTGCTTTAGGTTTATTTGCCTCACTCATGTTATTATTCTGGTATATTTTGAGAATATTTATGTCAAGAGATTAATAATTAAGATAATGTAATATAAGAAAGCCATCGCCTTGAACAGCGATGGCTTTTTTATTTATGAAAGTATACTCTTTATGAGAGCTGCGATTTTAGATTCTTGATGGTAATTACAGGATCTTTTGATTTAAAAATAAAACTTCCTGCCACAAGTACATCCGCTCCTGCTTGAACAAGTTGGGAAGCATTTTTGTCACTCACCCCACCGTCAATTTCTATAAGCGTAGGTGCATTTTTCTTGTTGATTAAAGCTTTGAGAGCAGTCACCTTATCGTAAGTGTTTTTAATAAACTGCTGTCCTCCAAATCCTGGATTTACACTCATCATACACACTAGATCTATGTCTTGTATAACATCCTCGAGGTGGCTCACAGGCGTGTGTGGGTTGAGTGCTACGCCAGCTTTCATTCCTGCTGCTTTAATTATTTGTAATGTTCTATGAAGGTGAGTACACGCTTCAAAATGTACGGTAAGAATATTTGCTCCTAGATCTGCAAAAGTTTGCACGTAGCGATCTGGATCTACAATCATTAAGTGTACATCAATTGTTTTTTTTGCATGTTTTGCAATGTCCCGTAGTACAGGCATTCCAAAAGAAATATTTGGAACAAAAACACCATCCATAATATCTATATGAAACCAGTCTGCTTCACTGGTATTTATCATTTCTATATCACGTTGCAAGTTTGCAAAATCTGCAGCAAGTATTGAAGGGGCAATGAGTGTGCTAGGCATATAATAGACGTTTTGTGTAAAGATATGATTCTCCTTTAAGGTATGAAGGGAGGGGCAAAAAGTTTTATTATCTAGAATATATAAAATGAAAAATCCCCGGTAATCAGCCGGGGATTCATTCATCAATCAAAAAACGAACAGTTATGATAAACTGTTGTTGTCATTATTAAGTCGCCAGGGGCGTTAATTGCAATTTTGTATAACAAAGATACCAAATCTTTTTACTGTAAAAAACACCAAGAGCATTCCCAATTGGTTTTAACACATTATCGGTAAAAATGATAAGGTTATCCTAAATAAGTCTTAAGAATTTTACTGCGAGAGGTGTGTTTTAATCTACGTATCGCTTTTTCCTTAATCTGTCTCACTCGCTCGCGAGTAAGATCAAAAGTTTCACCTATTTCTTCAAGTGTCATAGGTTGTTGATCTCCTAGACCAAAATAAAGTCTAACTACATCTGCCTCACGTGGTGTTAGTGTTTCTAGCGCACGTTCTATTTCAGTTTTAAGTGATTCATGTAATAAGGCTCTGTCTGGATTAGGTGATTCGCCAGAGTTTAAGACATCATACAAGTTAGAGTCTTCTCCTTCTATAAGAGGAGCATCCATACTAATATGTCTTCCAGAATTTTTAAGAGATTCCTTCACATCCTTAACCGTCATGTCAAGCTCCTTGGCAATTTCCTCAGGGCTAGGAGGGCGTTCATTTGCTTGTTCTAAGAAAGCAAATGTTTTATTAATCTTATTAATGGACCCAATCTTATTGAGCGGTAAACGCACTATACGAGATTGCTCTGCAAGCGCTTGCAAAATGGACTGGCGTATCCACCACACGGCATACGATATAAACTTAAAACCACGAGTTTCATCAAAGCGCTGTGCAGCTTTAATAAGTCCTAAATTCCCTTCGTTAATAAGATCAGGAAGAGTAAGTCCTTGATTTTGATATTGTTTTGATACCGAAACCACAAAACGTAAGTTTGCTTTAGTAAGCTTTTCTAACGCACGGTGATCACCAGCTTTTATACGCTGTGCTAGTTCAACCTCTTCATCTGCTGTGATGAGGTCAACTTTACCAATTTCTTGTAAGTATTTGTCTAAGGATGCGGTCTCACGATTAGTGACCTGCTTAGTAATTTTAAGCTGTCTCATAGGGTTGTAATGAACTAGGGTTTGTCTATTATACCTGTTATACGCAGCAAAGTTGCAAAATGTTACAAAAATCTTAAAGTTTTTTTTAAATGATTTTTATGTTATAGCTTATGCGACTTTGATAATTTTATTAATCTATTGCTGTTTAGGTATTTGTAAATTTGGGATAATCCTTCAGTAGCTTGCTTTGTAAGCTTCTGGCTTTTAAGATTAGAAATTATATTTCCAAGTGATTATCGCTGTTCTAAATACGCTTTCGCGAAAGCGTATTTAGAACCCATAAACATTCCCATATAGTTTGTTATTATTCTATTTGAAAATTTTTAAACTACTGCGCTATTAAATACCTTTGTTGTCTATGATAAGTTTACCTCTTTTTATTTCTGGTGCCGAAATTGCCTTCGTTATATTTATAGTGATTATGGTTTTTGGTGCAGACAAAGTTCCAGAAATCGCGCGCGGTTTAGGGAAGGGAATGCGTCAACTTAAAGACGCTACAAACGATATCAAGTCAGAAATCACAAAAACTGCCGAAAGAAACGATATTGATCTTGATCTGACTAAGGATATTAAGAAGGAGATTGATAAAGCAAAAGAGGATATAAACGACATTACAGGCCCTATTAAAAGATCCTTATAACGCATTGGCATTCTCTAAGCTCTGAAATCTCAAGGAGTGTTTCTTACATATTTACTACTTCACACGACTCACCGTAAGCCCATCTCTTATAGGTAATAGAACGGTCTCTAGACGTTTGTCTTCATTGAGTAGCTTGTTATATTCCAGTAACACTTTAGTGTCTATGTCTTTCTCATTAAGTGGTTCAACCACTTTGCCGCTCCAGAGCACATTATCAGAAAGGATAATGCCACCCTTGCTCATCTTATCAATAATCACATTATAGTAATTAATGTAGTTGCGTTTATCTGCATCTATAAAAACGAGGTCAAATGTAGTGTCAATGGTTGGAATGATATCTAACGCTTGACCGAGGTGCTGTGTAATTTGTGATCCGTAAGGCGATGAGTCAAAATGCTTGCGCTGGAAGTCTACAAGTTCTTCCTTAATATCTATGGTATGTAGAGACCCTTCTTGTTGTAAACCTTCGGCGAGGCATAAGCCGGAGTAGCCAGTAAAAGTCCCTATCTCAAGAATGTTTTTTGGGTTTACTAGCTTGCTTATCATACTAAGCACTCTACCTTGATACGCACCAGAAAGCATACGTGGTTGTAGTATCTTTTGGTAGGTTTCCTTTGTAAGCGCTTTGAGATGAGCTGGTTCTTGCGCCGAGTGGGCAACCACGTAATCATCAAGTTCCTCTGGTAAAAAATGCATTATAAATAAGTTTGAAAAGGCAAAATTACCTATCGCTTTTGAGATAGGTCTAGGTAATACAATAATTTATTTTTCGCCTAATATTCTTTTTCTGAAAGCTTCTTTGCGCTTCTCATCATCTCCATATAGCCAGCGCACAACATTATCATCCCATATCTGGTCATACTCGGTAGCATTAATAATCTCGCGTTCTAAAGCAAGATCTAATATCTTACCAGGATAACTACTCTGGTTGTCACTTTCCATCTCACCCAGCGGGTATGGATCATCAAGTCCCATAACCACCTGTTTGCTTCCTTGGTTTTCTATCACCATTTTAAGCGAATTTGTATCGTGTACTAGGGTGTCAAAAAAGATATTAGGATGCCCCACAGATTTACGTGGGTGTGTTTTTCCTTCAAAAAGATCTGGCCTTCCGTCAAAACCTTGTATACGTCTCCCTAGATTTATTTGTGCTAGTTGGCCACCGTGTGCAAAGCATACACGCATACCTGGATACTTATCTGCATAGCCATTAAGCGTAAGAAAGTGGTAAGCATCTGCACATTGTGCAAGCATCCAGATGAGGTGAAAACGCCAGTTTGTATTCTGCAGTTTTATAAACTTCTCACCATCATATGGGTGAATCTCTACTGCGAGATTATACTTGCTTGCAAGTTCAAAAATAGGTTCATTTTCTTCATCAAAAATACATCGCCACGTCCCGATGGTATCCATATAGTGTGTAGGCAAGCATAGTAAATCCATACCTAGCACTTCTACACATCGCTCTATCTCCCATAATGCTCCACGCACAAACCCTGGATGTACCACAAAACCAGTTGTAAATTTATCTGGGTGATCTTGTTGTACTCGTGCATTAAAGTCGTTCTGAAACTTAAGTGCTTGCTTCATTTCCTCAAGACGCAGTCCGTTTCCATAAAGTTGCGAGAGGTTAAGTACCACCGCGTGGTCTACCTTGTTACGTTCCATCCACTCCAGTTTTTCGTGCAAGAAAAAACTAGAATCTGTCACAGGTCTGCTCCAGTCTTTTTGGAGCATAAACTTTCGGTCTTTGTCTACCCAAAAAATCCCTTTGTCTTTCATAAACTGAGGAATTTCCTCAGGGTATGGAAGTAAGTGAGAGTGACCGTTTATCCGAAGTTTTTTATGTGACATATTAAGTATGCTTTCGCGAAAGCGTACTACGCAATCGCTGTTGTGTTTTTAAAAATACAATTATTATATGAGTACCGCCTTACTCTTTTACCTTCTTGAGTTGTATATAATATAAGACGAGTAGTATAATAAAACCGCCAAAGGTTGCCACCAAAAAATAACTACTTAATCCCGTCTGTTTACCCACGGCAACTGCCATAGATTGATATACTAGCCACCCAAAAAGAAGGGTGCAATACAGCGCCATTTGTGACATAAAGGTTTTTGTAACGGTAACCTGTGCCTCATTTTTAACCCCTTGCTTATGCTTATTAATCTTTATAGACTTGCCTGTCATAAACTGGAATAGTAAGATAAGTACGACGCTAAGTACGGGTAAGATAAAAAGTTCATTTTTTGACCCATATCTATCTGCCACCCCAGTCGCATCAAAGTGCATAGGTACCTCGTCTGGAATGTCTCCATAGTGTATCAAAATCATCGCAAAGGTAACTCCCGCTACGAGCCAACTTAGTATCCAGAAAATCTTTTTAATATCCATCTACAAGCTTTTTGTGCGCCCTCCATCTACAGGGACATTTATTCCATTAATAAATGAAGCGGCTTCACTAGCAAGAAAAACGATTGCATTTGCAACCTCTTCTGGCTTTGCAAAACGTTTTGCTGGTGAAGCGTTTGCCATAGTTTGTGATACCTCTTCTATAGATTTCCCAGTCTTTTTTGCCTTGTTTTCTATAATCTCAGAGAGTCTGCCCGTAGCGGTTGCACCAGGAAGTACGTTATTTACGGTAATGCCGTATTGTCCTAGTTCATTTGCCATCGTTTTACTCCAGTTTGCCACGGCACCACGTATCGTATTACTCACGCCTAGACCATCTAGCGGTTGCTTTACCGAGGTAGAAATCACGTTAATAATACGCCCATATCCTTCGGCTTTCATCCCTGGAAGTACGGTTTGTGTTAATAGATGATTGGTTTGTAGGTGTTGGGTAAACGCTTTCGCGAAAGCGGTAATATCTGCATCCACAATTGGTCCACCTGGAGGGCCACCCGTGTTATTGATTAATATGTGATACACATTGCCCGTTGCCGAAACAGCAGCTGCCACCTCCTGCGGATTTGTAAAATCTGCCACCACATAGCTGTGCTTTTGTGAACCGTTATTAGGTAACTGTGCGATAACATTTTTGAGCTTTTCTTCTGTACGAGCAGCAAGGGTTACGTTTGCACCTTCTTCTGCTAGACCCATTGCGGTTGCAAGTCCAATCCCTGCTGTAGAGCCACAGACGAGGGCATTTTTATTAGTTAGGTTTAGTTTCATAGTATGTGATTGCGAGCGTAGCGAACTAATCTGTCCGAGCGAACTCTAATTTTATTTTCTAATTATATTTTATACAAACATTCTTTGCTTCAGTAAAAAATCGGAGCGCTTCAAAGCCGCCTTCACGACCCACGCCGCTAGCTTTCACTCCGCCAAAGGGTGTGCGCAAATCTCGATTCATCCACGTATTCACCCAGACAATACCAGCTTCAAGTACATTGCTTAAACGCATTGTTCTGTCAAGCTGCTGAGTCCAAACCGTTGCAGAGAGTCCGTATTTTGTTCCGTTTGCTAGTGCAAGGGCTTCTTCTTCGGTGTCAAAAGGCATTATAGTCACCACAGGTCCAAAAATCTCTTCTTGGTTAAGTTTACAGTTATTACTCTCCACCTCAATAACCGTAGGTTCTAAGTAATAGCCCTTCTCATATCCTGCAACGGTTACTCGTTTACCACCACAAAGAACAGTGCCTCCGTATGCCTGCGCATTATTAATATAATCTTCTACTTTCTCAAGATGTGATTTTGAAACGAGAGCTCCAAGGTTTGTTTTCTCTTGTGATGGATGTCCCACAACTAACTCCTTAACTTTTGAAATGAAATCACTTTTAAATCGGTCATAAATAGATTGCTCTACAAAAATGCGACTCCCACAGAGACAGATTTGCCCTTGATTTGCAAAGGAACTCCTTACCGTTGTGGCAAGCATATCTTCATAATTGCAATCGGCAAAAATGAGGTTTGGGTTTTTACCACCTAGTTCTAGCGAGAGTTTTTTAAACATAGGTGCACACGTCTTTGCAAGATGCGCTCCCGTTTTTGTGCCTCCCGTAAAGCTTATCGCCTTGATATCTTTATGTTCTAAAATAGCTTGTCCCGTTGTTTGCCCCAGTCCGTGTACAATATTGAGAACACCAGGAGGAAGCTCTGCCTCCGTACAAATCTCACCTAGTAGGTAAGCTGTCATAGGAGTCACTTCACTAGGTTTTGCAATCACACAATTGCCAGCGGCTATTGCTGGAGCGATTTTCCAGGTAAAAAGATACAGCGGTAAATTCCACGGACTTATGCATCCCACCACGCCTATGGGTTTACGCAGGGTAAAATTCATTGCGTTCAGCCCCACACTCTCGTGACTCTCTGCCGAAAACTGAGTGATCGCATTTGCAAAAAACCGAAAGTTACTCGCCGCCCTCGGGATATCTACAGCCATTGCTAATGAAACCGGTTTCCCATTATCCCGACTTTCGGCCTGAGCAAGTTCTTCAAGTCTAGCTTCAATGCCACTTGCAATGTTCATCAAGATGCGACTGCGCTTATCAAGTGTGGTGCTGGACCACTGCGGGAATGCCGCTTTCGCGAAAGCGGTAGCCTCCTCAATATCTTGCGCGCTACTATTAGGAATCTGCCCATATACCTCACCTGAAGCTGGCTCATAATTATCTAACCAATCATTTGATGCTGGATTTATATAGTCGCCGTTTATGTAGTTTTTGATGTTCATCTATTCCGGCTTATAAGCCATTACCTTAATCTCAACCACCAGATGCGGGTGTGGTAGCTGGTGTACGGCTACGGTGGTTCTTGCAGGGCCAGTTTCTTTATTAAAAAACTCTCCGTAGGCTTCGTTGTAACCACCAAAATCATTCATATTAACAAGAAACGACGTGACATCTACCACATCTTCCATCGTGGCATTTGCGGTTGCGAGTGTTTTCTTTATGTTTTCTAGTACGGCTCTGGTTTGCTCTTTGATATCAAGGTGCATTGTACCCATCTCGTCTATCACGTGCACGCCTGCAAAGGTGTTATCTGCCTTGCGGCTGCTGGTGCCCGAGACAAATAGAAAGTCTCCAGCTCTTTTAATATGAGGATAAGCTCCTCTAGGTGTCACTTTCTTTTCATTAAAAGGATCGCCTTGTAAACGTAGGTCTAAATCTTTATCACTCATAGGTATATGATTTTGTTATATATTTCCGGCTATGGCATCGTCGTGCAAGATGTCTTCTGTAGCCTGTTGTACTTTTTTTAATTTCGCTTTAAGCGAAAGAGAATCAGGTAGTAATCCGTCATCCAGTAGGTTTAAAATAGCCTTGTTTTGTGCTCTACCGCGCGTCATTGCCTCTTTGTATCCTATCGCCTCGTTAAAAGTTACTAAACTATATTTTGAGTAATACTCCGTAGGAAATTCTTTCTCAAATTGTGTCTCTAGCTTTCTCTTTTCTTGAAACATAGGGTGAGCCGTGTGTTCTTTCATCTCGTGAAAGTTATCTACCGCAAGGTCTGCAATGGCATCTGTATCTGGTTTTCTGGTTTTTTCAAATTCCTTGAAAACCTTCTCCCATCCTTGATCGCCAAATGCATCTAGCGTCTCGTCAAAAACT
This window harbors:
- a CDS encoding aldehyde dehydrogenase, which encodes MNIKNYINGDYINPASNDWLDNYEPASGEVYGQIPNSSAQDIEEATAFAKAAFPQWSSTTLDKRSRILMNIASGIEARLEELAQAESRDNGKPVSLAMAVDIPRAASNFRFFANAITQFSAESHESVGLNAMNFTLRKPIGVVGCISPWNLPLYLFTWKIAPAIAAGNCVIAKPSEVTPMTAYLLGEICTEAELPPGVLNIVHGLGQTTGQAILEHKDIKAISFTGGTKTGAHLAKTCAPMFKKLSLELGGKNPNLIFADCNYEDMLATTVRSSFANQGQICLCGSRIFVEQSIYDRFKSDFISKVKELVVGHPSQEKTNLGALVSKSHLEKVEDYINNAQAYGGTVLCGGKRVTVAGYEKGYYLEPTVIEVESNNCKLNQEEIFGPVVTIMPFDTEEEALALANGTKYGLSATVWTQQLDRTMRLSNVLEAGIVWVNTWMNRDLRTPFGGVKASGVGREGGFEALRFFTEAKNVCIKYN
- a CDS encoding RidA family protein, with amino-acid sequence MSDKDLDLRLQGDPFNEKKVTPRGAYPHIKRAGDFLFVSGTSSRKADNTFAGVHVIDEMGTMHLDIKEQTRAVLENIKKTLATANATMEDVVDVTSFLVNMNDFGGYNEAYGEFFNKETGPARTTVAVHQLPHPHLVVEIKVMAYKPE